A segment of the Ipomoea triloba cultivar NCNSP0323 chromosome 1, ASM357664v1 genome:
TATGGCCCCACGCTCGAAAGCCGAACATCTCAGCCTTCAGAAAAATTCGGAGAACAAAAGAATTTCACTCTTTTCTTGTATgtatggaagaagaagaagaggactTCGTCGATCGAGTTCAACTGGGTTAACGATACGTATGCGGCTTGCAGAGAGACGTTGAGAGGGAGATGGGGAAGGGCCGGTTCTCGCTGCGGCGGAGGAAGAAAgcggcgccggcgccgccggGGACGCCGCCGAGGCCGACTCGTGCAGTGGAGCAAGCCTCCGGCAACAGCGCCGGGAGTTTGGTCGCGTCGAGCGCGGGGACGAGCAAGCCCGGGAAGAAGAAGGCGGTTGGGGCCAGGCTGTGGATGAGGTTTGACGGGACGGGGCAATCGGAGCTGATGGAGTGCGATAAGAACTCTATCATCAAGCGCGCCTCAATTCCTGCTAGAGACTTAAGGATCCTCGGTCCTATATTCTCTCACTCCTCCAGTATCCTTggtactctctctctctctataaaTACAATGTGTTTGCATATTTTGATCCAGTGCTTGCTATGAATTTGGTGATGCATGCTTTCCGCGAATGAATTCCTGCAATTCTATATGCAAAGTTGATTAGGTAGGGTTTGATGCTTTACCTACGTAAGAATCTCATAACCAAATTAGTTATGCCATATGGAGCCATTGCTATTGGTCTGTTAGATACAGAACTCATGAATGCACTGATTTCTGTTTCTTTTCTGTAATAAttgtttatgtatataactACTTCTTTATAATATCACTGTGCTTAGGATGAATTAGAAGAGTTGTTTTTGATTCATGCAGCTAGGGAGAAGGCTATGGTTATTAACTTAGAGTTTGTAAGAGCTATAATAACTGCTGAAGAACTTTTGTTGCTTGATCCTCTGCGTCAAGAGGTTCTTCCGTTTATTGATCAGCTGAGGCACCAACTGCCGCAGAAGAGTGCTTTAAAGACGAGTGGGAGAAATGCTGTACAAGATGAGGATTTGCAATTTCCAAATGATGGAAAATGGCTGCAAGTGCCAGAAGCTGTTGAAGGGTTGCAGGAAGAACTTCCATTTGAGTTCCAGGTGCTGGAGGTTGCATTAGAGGTTGTCTGTACGTATCTCGACTCTAGTGTGGCAGAACTCGAGAGAGATGCTTACCCTGTTCTTGATGAACTTGCCAGGAGTGTTAGCACGAGGAACCTTGAGCACGTCAGAAGTTTAAAAAGTAACCTTACCCGATTGTTAGCACGGGTACAAAAGGTATgcttttgtttgtctttttcttttgcggatgaaatataaatatattgagTCTTTGTTCACATGGTTGTTAAACAACGTTGAAAATGGTGGTGACTGAAGGATATTTGAACCTTGCATTTCTGGCCTGGCCTTTCATTTGGATGTTGCATTTTTAACTTCTGAAAGCTGCATT
Coding sequences within it:
- the LOC116027311 gene encoding magnesium transporter MRS2-4-like isoform X2, whose protein sequence is MGKGRFSLRRRKKAAPAPPGTPPRPTRAVEQASGNSAGSLVASSAGTSKPGKKKAVGARLWMRFDGTGQSELMECDKNSIIKRASIPARDLRILGPIFSHSSSILAREKAMVINLEFVRAIITAEELLLLDPLRQEVLPFIDQLRHQLPQKSALKTSGRNAVQDEDLQFPNDGKWLQVPEAVEGLQEELPFEFQVLEVALEVVCTYLDSSVAELERDAYPVLDELARSVSTRNLEHVRSLKSNLTRLLARVQKVRDEIEHLLDDNEDMAQLYLTRKWVQNQQPEALLSGTTGSNSINPVVPNLRRLSSIRSGSFGSNYLNDDVEDLEMLLEAYFMQLEGTRNKILSVREYIDDTEDYVNIQLDNQRNELIQLQLILTIASFAIAVETLVAGYARWKKLLGS
- the LOC116027311 gene encoding magnesium transporter MRS2-4-like isoform X1, which codes for MGKGRFSLRRRKKAAPAPPGTPPRPTRAVEQASGNSAGSLVASSAGTSKPGKKKAVGARLWMRFDGTGQSELMECDKNSIIKRASIPARDLRILGPIFSHSSSILAREKAMVINLEFVRAIITAEELLLLDPLRQEVLPFIDQLRHQLPQKSALKTSGRNAVQDEDLQFPNDGKWLQVPEAVEGLQEELPFEFQVLEVALEVVCTYLDSSVAELERDAYPVLDELARSVSTRNLEHVRSLKSNLTRLLARVQKVRDEIEHLLDDNEDMAQLYLTRKWVQNQQPEALLSGTTGSNSINPVVPNLRRLSSIRSGSFGSNYLNDDVEDLEMLLEAYFMQLEGTRNKILSVREYIDDTEDYVNIQLDNQRNELIQLQLILTIASFAIAVETLVAGWFGMNIPCVLYNMQGIFWPFVGGMTAACIILFFIMLGYARWKKLLGS